In Parasegetibacter sp. NRK P23, a single genomic region encodes these proteins:
- a CDS encoding ABC transporter ATP-binding protein, with translation MIRLNNIEKVYRTDTVETQALSNIHLEVRKGEFLSIMGPSGCGKSTLLNIMGLLDKPSGGEIVIDNETAHQLPDKQLAHFRNRKIGFIFQSYHLINDLRVLDNVELPLLYRKTSAAERKSLAEEALAKVGLSNRMKHFPTQLSGGQKQRVAIARAIVGKPQIILADEPTGNLDSVMGNEVMDILLHLNKQEGTTIVMVTHDENMARKTHRLVRLFDGAQVQ, from the coding sequence ATGATCAGGTTGAACAACATAGAAAAAGTGTACCGTACCGATACGGTTGAAACACAGGCGCTCAGTAACATTCACCTCGAAGTGCGCAAAGGGGAGTTTCTCTCCATTATGGGGCCATCCGGTTGCGGAAAGAGTACGCTGCTCAATATCATGGGACTGCTCGACAAGCCTTCCGGTGGCGAAATTGTGATTGATAATGAAACCGCGCACCAGTTGCCCGACAAACAACTTGCGCATTTCAGGAACCGGAAGATCGGTTTCATCTTCCAGAGTTACCACCTCATCAACGACCTGCGCGTACTCGATAACGTGGAACTTCCCTTGTTGTACCGCAAAACCTCCGCCGCCGAACGGAAATCTCTGGCTGAAGAAGCGCTCGCCAAAGTGGGACTGAGCAACAGGATGAAACATTTCCCGACCCAGCTCTCCGGCGGACAAAAGCAACGTGTCGCCATCGCCCGCGCCATCGTGGGCAAACCGCAGATCATCCTCGCGGATGAGCCCACCGGTAACCTCGACAGTGTAATGGGCAACGAAGTGATGGACATATTGCTGCACCTGAACAAACAGGAAGGTACCACCATTGTGATGGTGACCCACGACGAAAATATGGCCCGGAAAACACACCGCCTCGTAAGGTTGTTCGACGGCGCACAGGTGCAATAA